Part of the Candidatus Woesearchaeota archaeon genome, CGAGTGGTTTATTTTTCTGAACGCGCCCTCAACTTCATAAAAAAATATTTACAAATAAGAAATGGAATAGAAAATGCAAATACCAAAGCTTTATTTATAAACTTCCGTGATACAAAAGGCGAAAACGATTCTCGGTTAACTCCAAGATCAATTGAAAGAATGGTTAAAAAATATGCTTTGTTGTCTGGTATACCTGTCTTTACTACCCCGCACACCCTGCGTCATAGTTACGCAACAGACCTATTAAACCAAGGAGTTGATTTGCGAAGCATCCAAGAATTTTTAGGCCACAGCAATATTGCCACTACCCAAATTTACACGCACGTTACTAACAAGCGTCTCCGTGACATCCACCACCAATTTCATTCTGACCCAGACAAAAAATAGTAACTAAAATATATTATGAAAATATCAAATGGCGTAGTCCACAAAGTTCCCGCAGACCTAAAAAAGCCCCTTATCGCTGACCCAAAAGCCTTGGAAAAATGGGAAGACATTACCCCGCTTGCGCGTAACGAGTGGCTCTGTTGGATTGACTCAGTCAAGAAATCAGAAACAAGAAATCTGCATATTAAACGAACATGCACAGAGCTTAAGGAAGGAAAACGCCGACCTTGTTGCTGGGCCGGTTGTTCTCACCGCAAATAAAAAGAGGGCTTACTGTCCTCTTCTGTTTTAGTC contains:
- a CDS encoding YdeI/OmpD-associated family protein, which encodes MKISNGVVHKVPADLKKPLIADPKALEKWEDITPLARNEWLCWIDSVKKSETRNLHIKRTCTELKEGKRRPCCWAGCSHRK